A region from the uncultured Macellibacteroides sp. genome encodes:
- a CDS encoding tetratricopeptide repeat protein: MKNTRLPILHQLFYPAQWIILFLILFLFPACKHSKTSNSSLMGAASIMETRPDSALDILRQIQNPEELSEESYATYALLLTEAEDKNHVPYTSDSLISVAANYFGATDGQLNKTKAFYYMGRVNQYLQNTSHAMEYYYKAVESCVDPDQYKLKARIYTNIGSLYSFQGVYDEAIQKHKEAYRSLEMAGNSAEIPFVLRDIARVYRLQNNLDSALLYYNKAILSASNIFNHTAEVASLTEMSELCIAFGQAYKAYGYINKAIQKQPLGGDLLPSYLILGNYYLQSEKIDSARYFLTLSSQSNNMYTRAASLRFLSKLEEKEKHLDKSILYSNLYYQCKDSIEMISDAETIRRIQSLYNYEHTANENSLLKAEKSKKELEIYQLLFLLAVMFFASMLLLLLQRNKRQQLLRKKEKQLAFKDSQYRKSEERVAENNKQIQILREQLSSNEHDLNAITKELIETRAELLEMENARIIKLSKEEDLNKMSFTQSEIFLKLKDISNEEKGKNMTQEDWIILEQELNNIYNNFSVRLKSCCDQISETELRVCYLLKAGLSVTSIAKIIGRTKSAVSMCRKRLLEKIIGCNSSISNFDDFISTI; encoded by the coding sequence ATGAAAAACACCCGATTGCCTATTTTACATCAACTATTTTATCCTGCACAATGGATTATTCTTTTTTTAATCCTATTTTTATTCCCTGCCTGCAAACATAGCAAAACATCAAACAGCAGTTTGATGGGGGCCGCATCCATTATGGAAACCAGGCCGGATAGTGCCTTAGATATCCTTCGGCAAATACAGAATCCCGAAGAATTATCGGAAGAATCGTATGCAACCTACGCTTTGTTATTAACTGAGGCCGAAGATAAAAATCATGTTCCGTATACCTCGGATTCCCTTATAAGTGTTGCTGCAAATTATTTTGGAGCAACAGACGGTCAATTAAATAAAACAAAAGCATTTTATTATATGGGCAGGGTAAATCAGTACTTGCAAAATACATCCCATGCAATGGAATACTACTATAAAGCTGTTGAATCGTGCGTTGATCCAGACCAGTACAAGTTAAAAGCACGTATTTATACTAATATCGGATCCCTTTACTCGTTCCAGGGTGTTTACGACGAAGCCATACAGAAACACAAGGAAGCCTATCGTTCTTTGGAAATGGCTGGAAATTCTGCAGAGATACCTTTTGTTTTAAGAGATATAGCTCGCGTTTACCGATTGCAAAATAATCTTGATAGTGCTTTGTTATATTACAACAAAGCGATTTTATCTGCTTCAAATATCTTTAATCATACGGCCGAAGTAGCGTCGCTTACAGAAATGTCCGAGCTGTGTATAGCATTTGGCCAAGCATACAAAGCTTATGGATATATAAACAAAGCCATACAAAAGCAACCTTTAGGGGGAGATTTGCTACCGAGCTATCTTATTCTTGGAAATTACTACTTGCAGTCAGAAAAGATTGACTCAGCCCGATATTTTTTAACTCTAAGTTCCCAAAGCAATAATATGTATACACGCGCCGCCTCGCTTCGTTTCCTTTCCAAACTGGAAGAAAAGGAAAAACATTTGGACAAAAGTATTTTATACAGTAATCTGTATTATCAATGTAAAGACTCTATTGAAATGATTTCAGATGCAGAAACAATCCGGAGAATACAAAGCCTTTACAATTACGAACACACAGCCAACGAAAATAGTTTGTTAAAAGCTGAGAAATCAAAAAAAGAGCTAGAAATCTATCAGTTGCTTTTTCTTCTAGCTGTAATGTTCTTTGCCAGTATGCTTTTATTGTTATTACAACGGAATAAAAGACAACAACTGTTAAGAAAAAAGGAAAAACAATTGGCTTTTAAAGATAGCCAATACCGGAAAAGCGAAGAACGAGTTGCCGAAAATAACAAACAAATTCAAATCTTGCGTGAACAGCTGTCATCTAATGAACATGATCTTAATGCTATAACAAAAGAACTTATCGAAACGCGGGCAGAATTATTGGAAATGGAAAATGCCCGTATTATAAAACTATCAAAAGAAGAAGATTTGAACAAGATGAGCTTTACTCAATCTGAAATTTTCTTGAAACTTAAAGATATAAGTAACGAAGAAAAAGGGAAAAATATGACACAGGAAGACTGGATCATATTGGAACAAGAACTAAATAATATATACAACAACTTTTCGGTGCGGTTGAAAAGTTGTTGTGACCAAATCTCTGAAACAGAACTTCGTGTCTGTTATCTTCTTAAAGCCGGATTATCTGTAACTTCCATAGCAAAGATTATAGGACGGACTAAATCAGCTGTCTCCATGTGTCGAAAAAGATTACTTGAAAAAATAATCGGTTGCAACAGCTCCATATCCAATTTTGATGATTTTATATCAACAATTTAG
- a CDS encoding IS66 family transposase: MNSKRMIELLEDQLKLFSQREKIHLEQLIRQSEQIERLSVQVGSLTDTIRSLEENLLQKNGDMQKLSGKNRGMSKLLSNKSEKLVPDAAKEDPAETDPPVSLKNRGNNNAKRKEHFSLETIVEHVYPDDPAFDKEKARVIGSVDSVMYTYSKATFKKIIYRQYNCVQQEKVYSGKAPRSPLQNSNYDASFIAGMLQLRYVYSMPVERIVKYFTENGFELNKATAHGLIKKSAGLMDRLDVVLHKTILEDDYLCMDESYHTILTKEKNKDGKGVRKGYIWAALANKKKLIQYFYENGSRSREVLTNYIGNQYKGAIQSDGLINYKILETDAYPDIIRLACFQHCKREFLDIENDKEAIGIVNTINRLYQAEHKIEKKWTPVKILKYRQKYAPPILAELKSKLLEIQSNPSTLPQSPLSKATNYTLNEYDSLCNYIVSPDYALDNNAVERCMRSISLSRKNSLFCGSHQGAKRTALLYSLAISCKLHGINTFEYFTDILSRLAYISPTAPDQIYRDLLPDKWTKL, translated from the coding sequence ATGAATAGCAAACGGATGATTGAATTACTGGAAGACCAGCTGAAACTTTTTTCTCAAAGAGAAAAGATTCATTTGGAACAACTCATCCGGCAATCTGAACAAATAGAAAGACTCTCTGTGCAGGTTGGTAGTTTAACCGATACAATCCGTTCGCTGGAAGAAAACCTGCTTCAGAAGAACGGGGACATGCAGAAGCTTAGCGGGAAAAACAGGGGAATGAGCAAGCTTCTCTCCAACAAATCAGAAAAGCTTGTGCCCGATGCCGCAAAAGAAGATCCGGCAGAAACCGATCCCCCTGTTTCACTCAAGAACCGAGGCAACAACAATGCCAAACGGAAAGAACACTTCTCTCTGGAAACCATTGTCGAGCATGTATATCCCGATGATCCTGCCTTTGACAAAGAAAAGGCCAGGGTGATCGGGTCCGTAGACTCGGTCATGTACACCTACAGCAAGGCTACATTTAAGAAAATCATATACAGACAATACAATTGTGTACAGCAGGAAAAGGTTTACTCGGGTAAAGCCCCCAGATCTCCCCTGCAGAACTCAAATTATGATGCCTCTTTTATCGCCGGCATGCTTCAACTGAGATACGTTTACTCCATGCCTGTGGAGCGGATTGTCAAGTATTTTACAGAGAATGGCTTTGAATTAAACAAAGCTACCGCCCATGGACTGATTAAAAAATCTGCGGGATTAATGGACCGACTGGATGTTGTTCTTCACAAAACCATCCTTGAGGATGACTATCTTTGCATGGATGAAAGTTACCATACGATCCTGACCAAAGAGAAAAACAAGGATGGCAAAGGGGTTCGTAAGGGATATATATGGGCTGCGCTGGCCAATAAAAAGAAATTAATCCAGTACTTTTACGAAAACGGTTCCCGATCCCGTGAAGTTCTCACCAACTATATCGGCAATCAATATAAAGGAGCCATCCAGTCAGACGGGCTGATCAACTATAAAATACTTGAGACAGATGCCTATCCCGATATAATCCGGTTGGCCTGCTTCCAGCATTGCAAGCGCGAGTTCCTGGATATCGAAAATGATAAAGAAGCCATCGGGATTGTTAATACAATCAACCGACTCTATCAGGCGGAGCATAAGATCGAAAAGAAATGGACGCCCGTCAAAATCCTGAAATATAGACAGAAGTACGCCCCACCCATACTAGCCGAACTAAAAAGCAAACTGTTGGAAATACAATCCAACCCATCTACCCTTCCACAGAGTCCGCTCTCTAAGGCCACGAATTATACGCTCAACGAGTATGATTCCCTGTGTAATTACATTGTTAGTCCGGACTATGCTTTGGACAACAATGCTGTGGAACGATGCATGCGAAGTATATCTTTAAGCAGAAAGAACTCTCTTTTTTGTGGCTCTCACCAGGGAGCTAAGAGAACGGCTTTGCTATACTCGCTGGCCATCTCCTGCAAGCTCCATGGAATTAATACCTTCGAATACTTCACAGATATATTAAGTCGGTTGGCCTACATTAGCCCAACAGCTCCTGACCAAATATACCGGGATTTACTCCCTGACAAGTGGACTAAACTGTAA
- the tnpB gene encoding IS66 family insertion sequence element accessory protein TnpB (TnpB, as the term is used for proteins encoded by IS66 family insertion elements, is considered an accessory protein, since TnpC, encoded by a neighboring gene, is a DDE family transposase.), translated as MFALTESMNYYLCPHYVDMRKGIYSLYQLVKSDMKRNPLSGEVFLFLGRNRSLIKILHWENGGFVLYQKKLEQGTFEVPRFNPSSNEFEMKWKTFVLIMEGVSVRSAKYRRRFKY; from the coding sequence ATGTTTGCACTTACAGAATCCATGAACTATTATCTATGTCCGCATTATGTGGATATGCGCAAAGGTATCTATTCCTTGTACCAGTTGGTAAAGTCAGATATGAAACGTAATCCTTTGTCGGGGGAGGTTTTTCTCTTCCTTGGCAGGAACCGGTCGTTAATTAAGATCCTTCATTGGGAAAATGGAGGATTTGTTTTGTATCAGAAAAAACTGGAACAGGGCACCTTTGAAGTTCCCCGATTTAACCCTTCAAGCAATGAATTTGAGATGAAATGGAAGACTTTTGTTTTGATAATGGAGGGCGTCTCTGTTCGTTCGGCAAAGTACAGGAGAAGGTTTAAGTATTGA
- a CDS encoding IS66 family transposase: MNSKRMIELLEDQLKLFSEREKIHLEQLIRQSAQIERLSVQVGSLTDTVRSLEESLLQKNGDMEKLSGKNRGMSKLLSNKSEKRVPDAAKEEPAEIAPPVSPKDRGNNNAKRKEHFSLETIVEHVYPDDPAFDKDKARVIGSVDSIMYTYSKARFTKTIYRQYNCVQQEKVYSGKAPRPPLQNSNYDASFIAGMLQLRYVYSMPVERIVKYFTENGFELNKATAHGLIKKSAGLMDRLDDALHTAILEDDYLCMDESYHTILTKEKNKNGKGVRKGYIWAALANTKKLVQYFYENGSRSREVLTNYIGNHYKGAIQCDGLINYKILETDTYPDVIRLACFQHCKRQFLDIENDKEAIGIVNIINRLYQAEHKIEAKWKPDKILKYRQKYAPPILAELKNKLLEIQSNPSTLPKSPLSKATNYTLNEYDSLCNYIVSPDYALDNNAVERCMRSISLSRKNSLFCGSHQGAKRTALLYSLAISCKLHRINTFEYFTDILSRLAYISPTAPDQIYRDLLPDKWTKL, encoded by the coding sequence ATGAATAGCAAACGGATGATTGAATTACTGGAAGACCAGCTGAAGCTTTTTTCTGAAAGAGAAAAGATCCATTTGGAACAACTCATCCGGCAATCTGCACAAATAGAAAGACTCTCTGTGCAGGTTGGTAGCTTAACCGATACAGTCCGTTCGCTGGAAGAAAGTCTGCTTCAGAAGAACGGGGACATGGAGAAGCTTAGCGGGAAAAACCGGGGAATGAGCAAGCTTCTCTCCAATAAATCAGAAAAGCGTGTGCCCGATGCCGCAAAAGAAGAACCGGCAGAAATAGCTCCCCCTGTTTCACCCAAGGACCGTGGAAACAACAATGCCAAACGGAAAGAACACTTCTCTCTGGAAACCATTGTCGAGCATGTATATCCCGATGATCCTGCCTTTGATAAAGATAAGGCCAGGGTCATAGGATCAGTGGACTCCATTATGTACACTTACAGCAAAGCCAGGTTTACAAAAACTATATACAGACAGTACAATTGTGTACAGCAGGAAAAGGTTTACTCGGGCAAGGCCCCCAGACCTCCGCTGCAGAACTCAAACTACGATGCCTCTTTTATCGCCGGCATGCTGCAACTGAGATACGTTTACTCCATGCCTGTGGAGCGGATTGTCAAGTATTTTACAGAGAACGGCTTTGAATTAAACAAAGCTACCGCTCACGGACTGATTAAGAAGTCCGCCGGATTAATGGACCGTCTGGATGATGCTCTTCATACAGCTATCCTTGAGGATGACTATCTTTGTATGGATGAAAGCTACCATACCATCCTTACCAAAGAGAAAAATAAGAATGGTAAGGGCGTACGCAAAGGGTATATATGGGCAGCACTGGCCAATACAAAGAAATTAGTCCAGTACTTTTATGAAAACGGCTCCCGATCCCGGGAGGTTCTCACCAACTATATAGGCAATCACTACAAAGGAGCCATCCAGTGTGACGGACTGATCAACTATAAAATACTTGAGACCGATACCTATCCTGACGTAATCCGGCTGGCATGCTTCCAGCATTGCAAGCGTCAGTTCCTGGATATCGAAAACGATAAAGAAGCCATCGGGATTGTCAACATAATCAACCGGCTCTATCAGGCGGAGCATAAGATCGAAGCGAAATGGAAGCCCGACAAAATCCTGAAATATAGACAGAAGTATGCCCCACCCATACTAGCCGAACTAAAAAACAAACTGTTGGAAATACAATCCAACCCATCTACCCTTCCCAAGAGTCCGCTCTCTAAGGCCACGAATTATACGCTCAACGAGTATGATTCCCTGTGCAATTACATTGTTAGTCCGGACTATGCTTTGGACAACAATGCTGTGGAACGATGTATGCGAAGTATATCTTTAAGCAGAAAGAACTCTCTTTTTTGTGGCTCTCACCAGGGAGCTAAGAGAACAGCATTGCTATACTCGCTGGCCATATCCTGCAAGCTCCATAGAATTAATACCTTCGAATACTTCACAGATATATTAAGTCGGTTGGCCTACATTAGCCCAACAGCTCCTGACCAAATATACCGAGATTTACTCCCTGACAAGTGGACTAAACTGTAA
- the tnpB gene encoding IS66 family insertion sequence element accessory protein TnpB (TnpB, as the term is used for proteins encoded by IS66 family insertion elements, is considered an accessory protein, since TnpC, encoded by a neighboring gene, is a DDE family transposase.), translated as MFALTESMNYYLCPHYVDMRKGIYSLYQLVKSDMKRNPLSGEVFLFLGRNRSLIKILHWENGGFVLYQKKLEQGTFEVPRFNPSSNEFEMKWKTFVLIMEGVSVRSAKYRRRFKY; from the coding sequence ATGTTTGCACTTACAGAATCCATGAACTATTATCTATGTCCGCATTATGTGGATATGCGCAAAGGTATCTATTCCTTGTACCAGTTGGTAAAATCAGATATGAAACGTAATCCTTTGTCCGGAGAGGTTTTTCTCTTCCTTGGCAGGAACCGGTCGTTAATTAAGATCCTTCATTGGGAAAACGGAGGATTTGTTTTGTATCAGAAAAAACTGGAACAGGGCACCTTTGAAGTTCCCCGGTTTAACCCTTCAAGCAATGAATTTGAGATGAAATGGAAGACTTTTGTTTTGATAATGGAGGGCGTCTCTGTTCGTTCGGCAAAGTACAGGAGAAGGTTTAAGTATTGA
- a CDS encoding DUF4861 domain-containing protein produces the protein MRVILCLFCAAILFGCANKKLTAFTVHNASAADRKNEMVEVPFDSAWNATSFILIDEAGAEIPYQLTYNNKLIFQASVKAGASVNYKMKAGTPQAYDTIATGKQYPERLDDIAWENDRIAFRTYGPALQASGEKAYGYDVWAKRVSGLVVAGRYRKELKEGITYHNDNGNGCDFYKVGPTLGAGTAALLVNDSIAYPYCYKNYEVLDNGPLRFTVKLTYNPITIKGDLSVVETRILSLDAGSQFNRVTVSYAGLQEATTVAAGIVLHDTTANYLADAAAGLIAYADPKDDKNGQLYVAAILPDGANNARVVYFGTDEKKERGAFGHVLAYTNYQPGSSFTYYWGAGWSKWGFNTPDDWFRFVQQEAANMKVPLSSVISHF, from the coding sequence ATGAGAGTAATACTATGTTTATTCTGCGCAGCCATCTTGTTTGGCTGCGCAAATAAGAAGCTTACCGCCTTTACCGTGCACAATGCATCGGCTGCCGACCGGAAAAATGAAATGGTGGAAGTACCCTTCGATTCCGCATGGAACGCAACCTCCTTTATCCTGATTGATGAGGCGGGAGCGGAGATACCGTATCAGCTTACCTACAACAATAAATTGATTTTTCAGGCATCGGTTAAGGCAGGTGCATCGGTTAATTACAAAATGAAAGCCGGCACACCACAGGCATACGATACCATCGCAACGGGTAAGCAATACCCCGAACGGTTGGACGACATAGCCTGGGAAAACGACCGCATTGCTTTTCGTACCTATGGTCCGGCACTACAGGCCAGCGGCGAAAAAGCGTATGGTTACGATGTATGGGCAAAACGCGTATCCGGACTTGTTGTAGCCGGGCGTTACCGCAAGGAATTGAAGGAAGGTATTACGTACCACAACGATAACGGCAACGGATGCGACTTCTACAAAGTCGGACCTACACTGGGAGCCGGTACTGCCGCACTGCTTGTAAACGATTCAATTGCCTATCCTTATTGTTACAAGAACTACGAAGTGCTGGATAACGGTCCGCTGCGCTTCACTGTAAAGCTAACGTACAATCCGATAACTATCAAGGGAGATTTGTCCGTTGTAGAAACACGAATTCTTTCCCTGGATGCCGGGTCGCAGTTTAACCGCGTTACCGTTTCGTATGCAGGTCTGCAGGAAGCCACCACTGTGGCAGCAGGCATCGTATTGCACGATACAACAGCCAACTACCTGGCGGATGCCGCAGCCGGATTAATTGCCTATGCCGATCCCAAAGACGATAAAAACGGTCAGCTTTACGTGGCCGCCATTCTTCCGGACGGAGCAAACAACGCCAGAGTTGTCTACTTCGGAACCGACGAAAAGAAAGAACGGGGAGCTTTTGGACATGTACTGGCATACACCAACTACCAGCCCGGAAGCAGCTTCACCTATTATTGGGGTGCCGGCTGGAGCAAATGGGGATTCAACACCCCGGACGATTGGTTTCGTTTTGTACAACAAGAGGCAGCAAATATGAAAGTGCCACTTTCATCTGTCATCTCTCATTTTTAG
- a CDS encoding gluconate 5-dehydrogenase: MVNFSLEGKVALVTGASYGIGFALATAYAQAGATVVFNDIKQELVDKGLAAYQAEGIKAHGYVCDVTNEDQVNAMVAQIEKEVGVIDILVNNAGIIKRIPMHEMTAAEFRQVIDIDLNGPFIVAKAVIPAMIKKGHGKIINICSMMSELGRETVSAYAAAKGGLKMLTRNIASEYGEFNIQCNGLGPGYIATPQTAPLRELQPDGSRHPFDSFIIAKTPAARWGTPEDLAGPAVFLASDASDFVNGHVLYVDGGILAYIGKQPN; the protein is encoded by the coding sequence ATGGTTAATTTTTCATTAGAGGGTAAGGTTGCACTTGTTACAGGAGCATCTTACGGTATTGGCTTCGCATTGGCAACAGCCTATGCACAGGCAGGAGCAACAGTTGTATTTAACGATATCAAACAAGAACTTGTAGATAAAGGTCTTGCCGCTTACCAGGCCGAAGGTATCAAAGCACATGGTTATGTGTGCGATGTAACCAACGAGGACCAGGTAAATGCCATGGTTGCGCAGATTGAGAAAGAAGTTGGCGTGATAGATATTCTGGTAAACAACGCCGGCATTATCAAACGTATTCCAATGCACGAAATGACAGCGGCGGAATTCCGTCAGGTTATCGATATTGACCTCAATGGTCCGTTTATTGTAGCCAAAGCAGTTATTCCGGCGATGATTAAGAAAGGACACGGAAAGATTATCAATATCTGTTCCATGATGAGCGAACTGGGACGCGAAACTGTTTCGGCCTATGCAGCGGCCAAAGGCGGTTTGAAGATGCTTACCCGCAATATTGCATCCGAGTACGGCGAATTTAATATTCAGTGCAATGGCCTTGGTCCGGGTTATATCGCTACACCGCAAACAGCGCCGCTTCGCGAATTGCAGCCCGATGGTTCGCGTCATCCCTTCGATTCGTTTATAATAGCCAAGACTCCCGCAGCCCGTTGGGGAACGCCCGAAGATTTGGCTGGTCCGGCTGTATTCCTTGCATCCGATGCATCCGACTTTGTAAACGGACATGTATTGTATGTAGATGGAGGTATTTTAGCTTATATCGGCAAACAACCGAATTGA
- a CDS encoding MFS transporter: MKTQNEKMTNYRWVICSMLFFATTVNYMDRQVLSLTWKDFIAPEFHWTNADYGNITATFSIIYALSMLFAGKFVDWMDTKKGYLWSIGVWSFGACLHALCGIGTEWVVGLDSAQALRVAEGADLVAKISTVSVTFFILARFVLAVGEAGNFPAAIKATAEFFPKKDRAFSTSIFNAGATVGALAAPVTIPFIAASFGWELAFLLIGALGFIWMGVWVFIYKKPEVHPKVNASELEYIRQDNDHDPVGTADAPTKKMSFKQCFSYKQTWAFAIGKFMTDGVWWFFLFWTPAYLSSVYGLDSTQSAPQIFVLYLITLLSIIGGWLPTYFVEKKGMHPYAGRMRSMLIFAFFPLLALLAQPLGGMNEEFGTLAVWFPVVIIGIAGAAHQAWSANIFSTVGDMFPRSAIATVTGIGGMAGGVGSFLINKGSGELFDYTTNTNMAFMGFQGIEAGYFIIFSICAVSYLIGWCIMKMLVPQYKKINL; the protein is encoded by the coding sequence ATGAAAACACAAAATGAAAAAATGACAAACTACCGTTGGGTAATCTGCAGCATGCTGTTCTTTGCTACTACGGTAAACTATATGGACCGTCAGGTATTATCGTTAACCTGGAAAGATTTTATCGCTCCCGAATTTCACTGGACCAATGCCGACTATGGCAATATTACGGCCACATTCTCTATTATCTATGCCCTTTCCATGCTTTTTGCCGGAAAGTTTGTTGATTGGATGGATACAAAAAAAGGCTATTTATGGTCGATCGGCGTATGGTCTTTCGGAGCCTGTTTGCACGCGCTTTGCGGTATTGGTACCGAATGGGTTGTGGGACTGGACAGTGCGCAAGCGCTTAGAGTAGCCGAGGGTGCCGATCTGGTAGCTAAAATTTCGACAGTGAGTGTTACGTTTTTCATCTTGGCCCGATTTGTTCTGGCAGTAGGTGAGGCGGGTAACTTCCCTGCAGCCATTAAAGCAACCGCCGAGTTCTTTCCAAAAAAGGACCGTGCTTTCTCCACAAGTATTTTCAATGCCGGGGCAACCGTAGGGGCTTTGGCAGCACCGGTAACCATTCCTTTCATCGCCGCCAGCTTTGGCTGGGAGCTGGCGTTCCTTCTTATCGGAGCCCTTGGTTTTATCTGGATGGGTGTATGGGTTTTCATTTACAAGAAACCGGAGGTACACCCTAAAGTGAATGCCTCTGAATTGGAATATATCCGTCAGGATAACGATCACGATCCGGTAGGAACAGCCGATGCGCCAACAAAAAAGATGTCGTTCAAGCAATGTTTCAGTTACAAACAAACATGGGCTTTTGCTATTGGTAAATTTATGACAGATGGTGTTTGGTGGTTCTTTCTGTTCTGGACACCCGCTTACCTAAGCTCAGTTTACGGATTAGATTCAACACAAAGCGCACCACAGATTTTCGTACTGTATCTTATTACGTTACTATCTATCATTGGCGGATGGCTTCCAACTTATTTTGTGGAAAAGAAAGGCATGCATCCCTATGCAGGTCGCATGCGGTCTATGTTGATCTTTGCGTTTTTCCCTTTGCTGGCATTGCTGGCACAGCCCTTGGGAGGCATGAATGAAGAATTCGGAACACTGGCCGTATGGTTTCCGGTAGTCATTATAGGTATAGCCGGAGCAGCCCACCAGGCATGGTCGGCCAACATCTTCTCGACGGTAGGAGATATGTTTCCGCGTTCGGCTATTGCTACAGTAACCGGCATCGGTGGTATGGCCGGAGGGGTAGGATCCTTCCTGATTAATAAAGGATCGGGCGAGTTGTTCGATTACACCACAAATACCAATATGGCGTTTATGGGTTTCCAGGGCATAGAGGCAGGATACTTTATCATCTTTTCCATTTGTGCGGTATCCTATCTGATAGGCTGGTGCATCATGAAGATGCTGGTTCCCCAATATAAGAAGATTAATTTATAA
- the kduI gene encoding 5-dehydro-4-deoxy-D-glucuronate isomerase gives MKLNYEVRYAAHPDDAKSYDTTRLRKDFLINNLMEADEINMVYTMYDRLIVGGAVPVTEKMELTAIDPLRAPFFLWRRELGIINVGGEGIVEVDGHTFELGYKEALYLGKGDRNVCFSSKDSAKPAHFYFNSAPAHTTYPDKKVTKAEANILELGSLEGSNHRVINRMIVQQVLPTCQLQMGMTELKPGSVWNTMPAHTHPRRMEAYFYFEVPAEQAVCHFMGETNETRHIWMKNEDAVISPVWSIHSACATSNYTFIWGMAGENLDYGDMDGCSTEDLK, from the coding sequence ATGAAACTAAATTATGAGGTCCGTTATGCGGCGCATCCGGACGATGCGAAAAGCTACGATACAACCCGATTAAGAAAAGATTTCCTGATTAACAACCTGATGGAGGCCGACGAGATTAATATGGTATATACCATGTATGACCGGCTGATTGTTGGCGGAGCGGTTCCCGTAACCGAAAAGATGGAATTAACGGCTATCGATCCTCTTCGTGCTCCTTTTTTCCTTTGGCGTCGCGAACTTGGTATTATCAATGTAGGAGGCGAAGGTATTGTTGAGGTAGATGGTCACACATTCGAATTAGGTTACAAAGAAGCCTTGTATTTGGGCAAGGGCGACCGCAACGTATGCTTCAGCAGCAAAGACAGTGCAAAGCCGGCTCATTTCTATTTCAATTCGGCTCCGGCACATACAACATACCCCGACAAAAAGGTTACCAAAGCCGAAGCCAATATTCTGGAGCTTGGTAGTCTGGAAGGATCCAATCACCGGGTGATAAACCGGATGATCGTACAACAGGTTTTGCCTACCTGCCAGCTGCAGATGGGGATGACGGAACTTAAACCGGGTAGTGTATGGAATACCATGCCGGCACATACCCACCCACGTCGTATGGAGGCTTATTTCTATTTTGAAGTTCCGGCAGAGCAGGCGGTTTGCCATTTTATGGGCGAAACAAACGAAACCCGCCATATCTGGATGAAAAACGAAGACGCGGTAATTTCGCCCGTATGGTCTATCCATTCCGCTTGTGCCACCAGTAATTATACATTTATCTGGGGTATGGCAGGCGAGAATCTGGACTATGGCGATATGGACGGATGTTCAACCGAAGATCTAAAATAA
- a CDS encoding DUF2007 domain-containing protein, translating to MDKLVEIARFQIQSKAYILRGLLESEGIECYLKDEYSNQIYGGGIDIGGVKVQIMDDQVEKALEIMKANGYEIPPEADEETVTPPVPTSGIFSKVPVLRKYPLEKQLLILLAITAIILFLLVLFGAIGSIK from the coding sequence ATGGACAAGTTAGTAGAAATTGCACGTTTTCAAATTCAGAGCAAAGCGTATATCCTTCGTGGCTTGCTCGAATCTGAAGGTATAGAATGTTACCTGAAAGACGAATACTCCAATCAAATTTACGGAGGAGGTATAGACATTGGGGGCGTTAAAGTCCAGATAATGGATGACCAGGTAGAAAAGGCCCTGGAGATAATGAAGGCAAACGGTTACGAGATTCCTCCCGAAGCAGACGAAGAAACGGTAACTCCTCCTGTTCCAACTTCCGGAATTTTCAGCAAGGTTCCGGTATTAAGAAAGTATCCTTTAGAAAAGCAACTACTCATTCTATTGGCAATAACCGCGATAATACTGTTTTTACTGGTATTATTCGGTGCAATTGGTTCTATAAAATAA